A region from the Thermanaeromonas toyohensis ToBE genome encodes:
- a CDS encoding retropepsin-like aspartic protease, producing the protein MGLVYIEGKAIGPTGISREVRFLVNSGATHSLLPPDVWQAIQLEPKRRATFVLADGTSIDRNISECYRAAAGRPYPFRGRDESGGCGGIKL; encoded by the coding sequence ATGGGGCTTGTTTACATTGAGGGGAAGGCGATAGGTCCGACTGGAATAAGTCGGGAAGTCCGGTTTCTCGTCAACAGCGGGGCAACCCATTCACTACTCCCGCCGGACGTCTGGCAGGCCATTCAGCTTGAACCCAAGCGCAGGGCGACCTTCGTTCTCGCTGATGGGACCAGTATTGATAGGAACATATCAGAATGTTACAGAGCCGCCGCGGGAAGGCCCTACCCCTTTAGGGGTAGGGATGAAAGCGGCGGATGTGGAGGAATAAAGCTGTAA
- a CDS encoding polysaccharide deacetylase family protein, translating into MTNTAEHPVLYRDKVVVLIYHHFASPESDITISRERLASHLELLTNKGYRVIGLEDLAGFFEGRPLPPNAVLITIDDGYSSVYEVAFPELRHRGMPAVVFVIGAYMGKTINGLRYFGWPEAREMNAHGIAIQSHTYNQHHFGRGKDGVRRPFLEGPLEEETEQDFEKRVFQDLTAAKRDLESNLARPAYALAWPYGRACSKARDIAARLGFKLIFTTHYGVITRQSNPLNLPRINVGSPRVTAAELDLLLRRATAVTGDTQTAETRKSQNTRRQGQ; encoded by the coding sequence GTGACAAATACCGCAGAACATCCGGTCCTTTATCGGGACAAGGTAGTGGTCTTAATATACCACCACTTTGCTTCGCCAGAGAGCGATATCACCATTTCCCGCGAGCGTTTAGCTAGCCACTTGGAGCTTTTGACGAACAAAGGGTACCGGGTTATCGGCCTGGAGGATCTCGCTGGGTTTTTTGAGGGACGTCCCCTTCCGCCTAATGCTGTGCTCATAACGATAGATGACGGTTACAGCAGTGTTTACGAGGTAGCTTTCCCTGAGTTAAGGCACCGTGGGATGCCCGCAGTAGTGTTTGTAATTGGGGCTTACATGGGAAAAACGATAAATGGCTTGCGCTACTTCGGTTGGCCGGAAGCCAGAGAAATGAATGCTCACGGGATAGCCATCCAGTCACACACTTATAACCAGCACCATTTCGGGCGGGGAAAAGACGGCGTGCGGCGTCCCTTCTTGGAAGGCCCCTTAGAGGAGGAGACAGAACAGGACTTCGAGAAGCGGGTTTTTCAAGATCTTACAGCAGCTAAACGGGATTTAGAAAGTAATCTGGCCCGCCCCGCCTATGCGCTAGCCTGGCCTTACGGCCGAGCTTGCAGCAAAGCGCGGGACATAGCAGCCCGTTTGGGCTTTAAGCTTATATTTACTACCCACTATGGGGTAATTACACGTCAGAGCAATCCTTTGAATTTGCCGCGCATTAATGTGGGGTCGCCCAGAGTTACCGCTGCCGAGCTTGACTTACTTCTCCGACGGGCAACAGCGGTAACCGGGGACACCCAAACTGCAGAAACCCGCAAATCTCAGAATACTCGTCGCCAGGGGCAGTAA
- a CDS encoding radical SAM protein — translation MRRKKWVECRHCNSGRPAARVLGYLCGGCLKQKFRLAEEVAEAAHRRSRIFPPFSPPRTPRGVICVFCGNRCQLGEGEDGFCRLRYCSDGKLVSRAGTARIGLGSFYFDPLPTNCVAEWVCPGGTGAGYPKYAYRPGPEVGYQNLAVFLGACSFDCLYCQNSTYREMAKKGEPLLTVEDLVNSLDERTACICFFGGDPSPQMPFTLAVARRALKKAEGRIMRVCWETNGNLHPRYLEPMVELALASGGVIKFDIKAWDDDLHRFLTGVSNQQTLANFRYLSRYFDQRPDPPLLVASTLLVPGYVGKRVVAGIARFLADLNPSIPYTLLAFAPCHLLDDLPLVTREEAEECYHVAREAGLTRVRLANLHLLR, via the coding sequence GGGGTACCTTTGTGGCGGATGTCTGAAGCAAAAATTCCGCCTGGCGGAAGAAGTTGCAGAAGCTGCCCACAGGCGCAGTCGTATCTTCCCTCCTTTCTCACCTCCACGTACCCCGAGAGGGGTTATCTGCGTCTTTTGCGGCAACCGGTGCCAGTTAGGTGAAGGTGAAGATGGTTTCTGCCGCCTGCGTTATTGTAGCGACGGCAAGCTTGTTTCTAGGGCCGGGACTGCTCGAATCGGTCTAGGGAGTTTTTATTTCGATCCCCTTCCCACCAATTGCGTAGCTGAATGGGTTTGCCCGGGGGGTACTGGTGCAGGCTACCCTAAGTACGCCTACCGGCCGGGACCCGAAGTGGGCTACCAAAATTTAGCTGTATTTTTAGGAGCGTGTTCTTTCGATTGCCTTTACTGCCAAAATAGCACCTACCGCGAAATGGCTAAGAAGGGAGAGCCCCTCCTAACCGTAGAGGATCTTGTAAACTCCCTGGACGAAAGGACAGCTTGCATTTGTTTTTTTGGCGGCGATCCATCACCCCAGATGCCTTTCACCCTGGCGGTAGCCCGCCGGGCTCTCAAGAAGGCGGAGGGTAGGATAATGCGCGTCTGCTGGGAAACCAACGGCAACCTGCACCCTCGCTACCTCGAACCCATGGTGGAACTGGCCCTGGCTTCGGGCGGAGTGATCAAGTTTGATATTAAGGCTTGGGATGACGACCTCCACCGCTTTCTCACAGGCGTAAGCAACCAGCAGACTCTGGCTAATTTTCGGTATCTTTCCCGGTACTTTGACCAGCGCCCTGACCCTCCCCTCTTGGTGGCCAGCACCCTCCTGGTACCGGGCTACGTAGGTAAGCGAGTGGTTGCCGGTATAGCCCGTTTCTTAGCCGACCTCAACCCTTCTATTCCTTACACTCTGCTGGCCTTTGCTCCCTGCCATCTTTTGGACGATCTGCCTTTGGTAACCCGGGAAGAGGCAGAAGAATGCTATCATGTGGCCCGGGAGGCAGGCCTCACTCGGGTTCGCCTGGCTAACCTCCACCTGCTTCGCTAG
- a CDS encoding PspA/IM30 family protein, producing the protein MEWFKKLKSLLRKGLQVPAPQEEEPKEVIDLYLKKAAEKLKILNLRINEAVAEELRLRQKLEACRTEVDSWSKQAKAAITRGRDDMARIALEHKYLAERNLVEYESRLAAQQKMLQEMRETYRILEEKFNRLQAEKERLLGHIQAAQAVKEAAEALEGTVLDFLEDKWLQAAAEAEAAKFLATRQIPSNQAIEDELGRLKMQTVNVETGKRE; encoded by the coding sequence ATGGAATGGTTCAAAAAACTCAAAAGCCTACTGCGGAAAGGGCTCCAAGTTCCAGCACCTCAGGAAGAGGAACCGAAGGAAGTAATAGACCTCTACCTGAAAAAAGCCGCAGAAAAGCTAAAAATACTTAACTTAAGGATAAACGAGGCAGTGGCCGAGGAATTGCGCCTGCGGCAGAAACTAGAAGCCTGCCGCACAGAAGTTGATTCGTGGAGCAAGCAAGCCAAGGCAGCGATAACTAGAGGCCGGGACGACATGGCTAGGATAGCCCTAGAACATAAGTACTTAGCCGAAAGAAATTTGGTAGAATATGAATCTAGGCTGGCGGCACAGCAAAAAATGCTCCAAGAGATGAGGGAAACCTACCGCATCCTGGAAGAAAAGTTCAACAGGCTCCAGGCGGAGAAGGAGCGACTTTTGGGACACATCCAAGCCGCCCAAGCCGTAAAAGAAGCGGCTGAAGCCCTAGAAGGCACGGTTCTGGATTTCCTGGAAGACAAGTGGCTTCAGGCTGCAGCCGAAGCCGAGGCAGCGAAATTCCTAGCTACCAGGCAGATACCCTCAAACCAGGCCATCGAGGATGAACTAGGTCGCCTTAAAATGCAAACTGTTAACGTGGAAACTGGAAAGAGGGAATAA
- a CDS encoding RNA-guided endonuclease InsQ/TnpB family protein, protein MTKAEKIKNTIRETKERRKTLVPTVCQLKLQNLSRKKEELLKRAFLEAKWLYNWLVADLGRLDLPTNEVNEVEVKVGEVFEKRELNVLGSQVKQEIADRLKDNLRALARLKESGHRVGRLKFKKFVNSIPLKQYGVTYSLDFGRNRVRIQKLGDFRVLGLHQIPSDGEIANAVLVWKPSGYYVHVTCYLPEEYFCYPYKLGRAVGVDSGVNPKLTLSNGIRIDFEVSETPRLKKLQKRLARAEKGSRNREKIRRLLRREYEKLNNRRRDAQNKVLAFLRLYGVVVFQEDCVKGWEALFGRQVHSSGIGGLMTRLRDSLATPVSVGRFEPTSQECFACGKRHRLSLSDRTIECDCGWKCDRNLNAALVILRKGLGLGPDRAVGLDRPELTPLERKAAARILGSNPYIRVSFLL, encoded by the coding sequence ATGACTAAGGCAGAAAAGATAAAGAACACCATTCGTGAGACAAAGGAACGGCGGAAAACTTTAGTTCCCACTGTGTGCCAGCTCAAGCTCCAGAACCTGTCCAGGAAAAAGGAAGAACTGTTAAAGCGGGCCTTCTTGGAAGCCAAATGGCTGTACAACTGGTTGGTAGCAGATTTGGGAAGGCTTGATTTGCCGACCAATGAGGTAAACGAAGTAGAAGTCAAGGTGGGAGAAGTTTTTGAGAAGAGGGAGCTCAACGTCCTCGGTTCCCAGGTCAAGCAGGAGATAGCCGACCGGCTAAAGGACAACCTGCGGGCACTGGCACGGCTGAAGGAAAGCGGCCATAGGGTGGGGAGGCTTAAATTCAAGAAGTTCGTAAACTCAATCCCTTTAAAGCAGTACGGCGTGACTTACAGTCTGGATTTTGGCCGGAACAGGGTGAGGATACAGAAGCTGGGGGATTTTCGCGTCTTGGGGCTCCACCAGATACCTTCCGATGGGGAAATAGCGAATGCGGTGCTGGTGTGGAAGCCGAGCGGGTACTACGTTCACGTGACCTGCTACCTTCCGGAGGAGTACTTCTGCTATCCCTACAAGCTGGGCAGGGCTGTGGGGGTGGACTCCGGTGTCAACCCCAAATTAACGCTGTCCAATGGGATAAGGATAGACTTCGAGGTGAGCGAGACGCCCAGGCTGAAGAAGCTCCAGAAGAGGCTTGCGAGGGCGGAGAAGGGCTCCAGGAACAGGGAGAAGATCCGGCGTCTTTTGAGAAGGGAATATGAAAAGCTGAACAACAGGCGGAGGGACGCGCAGAACAAGGTCCTGGCCTTTCTCAGGCTGTACGGTGTGGTGGTGTTCCAGGAGGACTGCGTGAAGGGGTGGGAAGCGCTCTTTGGCCGGCAGGTTCACTCTTCGGGGATAGGGGGACTGATGACGAGGTTGAGAGACAGCCTTGCGACCCCTGTTTCTGTGGGGAGGTTCGAACCCACCAGTCAGGAGTGCTTTGCCTGCGGGAAGAGGCACCGGCTTTCTCTGTCTGACAGGACGATTGAGTGTGATTGTGGGTGGAAGTGCGACAGGAACCTGAATGCTGCTCTAGTTATTTTGAGGAAGGGGCTTGGCCTGGGCCCTGACCGGGCCGTAGGGCTGGACCGGCCCGAACTGACGCCCCTGGAGAGGAAGGCCGCTGCGCGGATACTGGGGAGCAATCCCTATATCCGCGTAAGCTTTCTTCTGTGA